The sequence below is a genomic window from Candidatus Polarisedimenticolaceae bacterium.
CCGAGCTCGACGCCGCGAACGCCCCGGCGACCGTGGACGTGACCGTTTATTTCCCCGGCCCGAACGGGCGCGAGCTCGTCGGCGAGACGCGCGGGATCCTCCCGACCCCGCTCCCCGGCGACCGGGCCAAGCAGATCGTCCAGGAGCTGATCGCGGGGTCGCGCGGCGGCGCCGAGCGCGCCATTCCGGAGGGGACGACGTTGCGGCAGGTCTTCGTCGAGGACGACGGTACCGCGTGGGTCGATCTCTCCCCCGAGTTCCGCAACGGGATCGGCGGCACCGCCGACGAGCTCCTCCAGGTCTACGCCGTGGTCGACTCGATCGGGCTCAACGTTCCGGGGATCACGAAGGTCGGCCTGATCGTCGACGGCCGCCCTCTCGAGACGCTCAACGGCCACCTCGATCTCCGCCGTCCCCTCCCTCCGCGCCGCGATCTCGTCGCGGGCGGCGCCCCGGCGGAGGAGTAGGCGATGGATCCGAGACCGATCGGCGTCTTCGATTCCGGGGTCGGCGGTCTGACCGTCTTCCGGGCCCTCGAGGCGGCGGTCCCCGGCGAGTCCTTTCTCTACCTCGGCGACACCGCGCGCGTCCCGTACGGCACGAAGTCCGCCGAGACGGTCGTGCGCTACGGGATCGAGGCCGCGCGGTTCCTGCGCCGACACGACGTGAAGGCGATCGTGGTCGCCTGCAACACCGTCTCCTCCGTCGCGCTCGACGCCGTCGCCGAGGAGGCGAAGGTCCCCGTCGTCGGCGTGATCCTCCCCGGCGCGCGTCGCGCGGTGAAGGCCTCGCGCACCGGCCGCATCGGTGTGATCGGCACCCGCGCGACCGTCGCGAGCGAGGCGTACCCGCGCGCGATCCTCGCCCTGCGCGGCGACGCGGAGGTGTTCAGCGTGGCCTGCCCGCTCTTCGTCCCGCTCGCCGAGGAGGGATGGACGGACGACGACGTCACGAAGGCGGTCGCCGAGCGGTACCTCGCGACCCTGAAGGACTCCGGCGTCGACACGCTGGTGCTCGGCTGCACCCACTACCCGCTTCTCGCCCCCGTGCTCCAGGAGGTGATGGGGCCCGACGTCGCGCTCGTCGACTCCGCGGAGTCGGTGTCGGTCGAGGTGCACGACTGGTTCGCGGGGGACGCGGTGCTGCGCGCCCCGAAGGCGGTGAAGCCGGCCACGAGGTTCTACGTGACCGACGCCCCGGGCCCGTTCCTGCACGTCGCCGAGCGTTTCCTCGGCCGCCCGGTCGAGCTGATCGGCCGCTCGCGTCTCGACGCGGAGGGGAACGCATGACCCGCCACGACGGTCGTCCGCCTTCCGCCCTCCGCCCCGTGCGGCTCGAGCCGAACTGGCTCAAGACCGCCGACGGGTCGGTCCTGATCACCGTCGGCGAGACCCGCGTATTGTGCGCGGC
It includes:
- a CDS encoding GerMN domain-containing protein yields the protein MRRLAVTALALAALACGGERPRDRAAAPEPGAPPPSESELDAANAPATVDVTVYFPGPNGRELVGETRGILPTPLPGDRAKQIVQELIAGSRGGAERAIPEGTTLRQVFVEDDGTAWVDLSPEFRNGIGGTADELLQVYAVVDSIGLNVPGITKVGLIVDGRPLETLNGHLDLRRPLPPRRDLVAGGAPAEE
- the murI gene encoding glutamate racemase; the protein is MDPRPIGVFDSGVGGLTVFRALEAAVPGESFLYLGDTARVPYGTKSAETVVRYGIEAARFLRRHDVKAIVVACNTVSSVALDAVAEEAKVPVVGVILPGARRAVKASRTGRIGVIGTRATVASEAYPRAILALRGDAEVFSVACPLFVPLAEEGWTDDDVTKAVAERYLATLKDSGVDTLVLGCTHYPLLAPVLQEVMGPDVALVDSAESVSVEVHDWFAGDAVLRAPKAVKPATRFYVTDAPGPFLHVAERFLGRPVELIGRSRLDAEGNA